From one Culex quinquefasciatus strain JHB chromosome 3, VPISU_Cqui_1.0_pri_paternal, whole genome shotgun sequence genomic stretch:
- the LOC6046554 gene encoding eukaryotic translation initiation factor eIF1 produces the protein MSIQNLNTFDPFADAIKGADDDVQDGLVHIRIQQRNGRKTLTTVQGLSAEYDLKKIVRACKKEFACNGTVIEHPEYGEVLQLQGDQRENICQWLTKSGLAKPDQLKVHGF, from the exons aTGTCCATCCAGAATCTAAATACATTCG ACCCATTTGCGGATGCAATAAAGGGTGCTGATGATGATGTACAAGACGGACTCGTGCACATAAGAATCCAGCAGAGGAATGGTCGCAAAACACTAACCACCGTGCAGGGTCTGTCGGCGGAGTACGATCTGAAGAAGATCGTGCGAGCATGTAAGAAG GAATTTGCGTGCAATGGCACTGTGATCGAGCACCCCGAGTACGGTGAGGTTCTGCAGCTGCAGGGCGACCAGCGGGAAAACATTTGCCAGTGGCTGACCAAGTCGGGCCTGGCGAAGCCGGACCAGCTCAAGGTGCACGGTTTCTAA
- the LOC6046560 gene encoding zinc finger protein 665 isoform X2, protein MTCVVPGCNASDQEYLVEFPQSAKLADRWQASIELGTGQKLQPRAAAEVEEDAESRRRRLCLAHFAGDDTTSMISYQEPCCFRNWNGETVQVSSCRLCLRIGLRSEMFPKSGKLEHVTLSNTIRAVMKVSLAPDDFLSNICERCLVKVDVLKNWARETLQQEMDFRELMNLARKETQLEADIKVETLMVEAKVEVLEEELPEVVEPREKESEPEVADDRGGSSSSSSSSPSSSSASSDEDDKPLARLRRKRGRPAGRPARELKKRGRKPKPRTEEFGEKVKKKRGRKPGSPKPVRHDYLRNILDKKCYICELIVENNDELVAHLTEVHAGKIDYRCNECNKAFGKVTIYNRHLSCHDITVRPRKCQFCTLCFSAKESLKVHENKVHGADHVLPKKYKRKNKVYQCESCGKIFLTDSLLKQHDLYQHKKMPAATCKICGKTFATKANLEKHYIVHTKERPYKCDKCENTYKTSTALTKHTLMHERVLPYECRYCEERFLTQALYDKHRFLNHKNQQPKFRPQNAITRSIPCALCSDVFSRSTDLQKHINDAHSDRQYPYISCPQCPQQFLQEQTLTAHMNIHTDLFACEICNKPHSSAAQLRDHMESHNPSQPWQCTICLKRFSLQSNFSRHRLIHQDDKRFKCDLCDKGFSQKGQLMNHRRTHTGERPFTCPICGKAFGDQPTFYKHRKRCMEKEGIGEERAESMVVNHDQEGGPVGGGSVGVGGDGCEY, encoded by the exons ATGACCTGCGTAGTGCCCGGCTGCAACGCTAGCGACCAGGAGTATTTGGTGGAGTTCCCCCAGTCGGCCAAACTGGCCGACCGATGGCAGGCGTCCATCGAGCTGGGCACCGGCCAGAAACTTCAACCCAGAGCAGCGGCAGAGGTGGAGGAGGACGCGGAATCCCGAAGGCGACGACTTTGTTTGGCCCACTTTGCCGGGGACGACACCACCAGTATGATCAGCTACCAGGAGCCGTGCTGCTTCCGGAATTG GAACGGCGAAACGGTGCAAGTGTCCAGCTGTCGGCTGTGTTTGCGGATTGGCCTGCGATCGGAGATGTTTCCCAAGTCGGGCAAGCTGGAACACGTCACGCTGAGCAACACGATCCGGGCGGTGATGAAGGTTTCGCTGGCCCCGGACGACTTTCTGTCCAACATTTGCGAGCGGTGCCTGGTCAAGGTGGACGTGCTGAAGAACTGGGCCCGGGAAACGCTGCAGCAGGAGATGGACTTTCGGGAGTTGatgaatttggcccgcaaggAGACGCAGCTGGAGGCGGACATAAAGGTGGAAACGCTGATGGTGGAGGCGAAGGTTGAGGTGCTGGAGGAGGAACTGCCGGAGGTGGTGGAACCAAGGGAGaaggagtcggagccggaggtGGCTGACGATCGAGGAGGGTCGtcttcgtcatcgtcgtcgtcgccgtcttcGTCGTCTGCGTCGTCCGATGAGGATGATAAGCCGTTGGCGAGACTGCGTCGCAAGCGGGGACGTCCCGCGGGAAGGCCTGCTAGGGAGTTGAAGAAGCGCGGCCGGAAGCCGAAACCACGAACTGAGGAATTTGGGGAAAAGGTTAAGAAGAAACGTGGTCGGAAGCCGGGATCGCCGAAGCCGGTGCGTCACGATTATCTGAGAAACATTCTGGACAAAAAGTGCTACATTTGTGAGTTGATTGTTGAGAATAACGACGAACTGGTGGCACATTTGACGGAAGTCCACGCGGGAAAGATCGACTACCGCTGCAACGAGTGCAACAAGGCGTTCGGTAAGGTCACGATCTACAATCGGCATCTGAGTTGCCACGACATCACGGTGCGACCTCGAAAGTGCCAGTTCTGTACGCTTTGCTTTAGCGCCAAGGAAAGCTTGAAAGTCCACGAGAATAAGGTTCACGGAGCGGATCACGTGCTTCCGAAGAAGTATAAGCGAAAGAACAAGGTCTACCAGTGTGAATCGTGCGGAAAGATCTTCCTAACCGATTCTCTGTTGAAGCAGCACGACTTGTATCAGCACAAAAAGATGCCAGCGGCGACGTGCAAAATTTGCGGAAAAACTTTCGCAACTAAAGCCAATCTTGAAAAGCATTACATCGTGCATACGAAAGAACGTCCTTACAAGTGTGACAAGTGTGAAAATACGTACAAAACTTCAACGGCCCTAACGAAGCACACCCTAATGCACGAACGCGTCCTTCCTTACGAGTGTCGCTACTGCGAAGAACGCTTCCTAACCCAAGCTCTTTACGACAAGCATCGCTTCCTGAACCACAAGAACCAACAGCCCAAGTTCCGCCCGCAGAACGCCATCACGCGGTCGATTCCCTGCGCGCTCTGCTCCGACGTCTTCAGCCGCTCAACCGACCTCCAGAAGCACATCAACGACGCCCACTCGGACCGCCAGTACCCGTACATTAGCTGTCCCCAGTGCCCGCAGCAGTTCCTCCAAGAGCAAACGCTCACGGCGCACATGAACATCCACACGGACCTGTTTGCGTGCGAGATTTGCAACAAACCGCACTCGTCCGCTGCCCAGCTCCGCGACCACATGGAGTCGCACAACCCGTCCCAGCCGTGGCAGTGCACGATCTGTCTGAAGCGGTTCAGCCTGCAGTCAAACTTTTCGCGCCATCGCCTCATCCACCAGGACGACAAGCGCTTCAAGTGTGACCTGTGCGACAAGGGATTCTCGCAAAAGg GCCAGTTGATGAACCATCGGCGCACCCACACAGGGGAACGTCCGTTTACGTGCCCAATCTGCGGGAAGGCGTTCGGGGATCAACCGACGTTCTACAAGCACCGCAAGCGTTGCATGGAAAAGGAGGGCATCGGTGAGGAACGGGCGGAAAGCATGGTGGTGAACCATGATCAGGAGGGTGGGCCCGTTGGCGGTGGAAGCGTTGGAGTTGGTGGCGATGGGTGCGAGTATTGA
- the LOC6046560 gene encoding zinc finger protein 665 isoform X1, with protein sequence MTCVVPGCNASDQEYLVEFPQSAKLADRWQASIELGTGQKLQPRAAAEVEEDAESRRRRLCLAHFAGDDTTSMISYQEPCCFRNCRNGETVQVSSCRLCLRIGLRSEMFPKSGKLEHVTLSNTIRAVMKVSLAPDDFLSNICERCLVKVDVLKNWARETLQQEMDFRELMNLARKETQLEADIKVETLMVEAKVEVLEEELPEVVEPREKESEPEVADDRGGSSSSSSSSPSSSSASSDEDDKPLARLRRKRGRPAGRPARELKKRGRKPKPRTEEFGEKVKKKRGRKPGSPKPVRHDYLRNILDKKCYICELIVENNDELVAHLTEVHAGKIDYRCNECNKAFGKVTIYNRHLSCHDITVRPRKCQFCTLCFSAKESLKVHENKVHGADHVLPKKYKRKNKVYQCESCGKIFLTDSLLKQHDLYQHKKMPAATCKICGKTFATKANLEKHYIVHTKERPYKCDKCENTYKTSTALTKHTLMHERVLPYECRYCEERFLTQALYDKHRFLNHKNQQPKFRPQNAITRSIPCALCSDVFSRSTDLQKHINDAHSDRQYPYISCPQCPQQFLQEQTLTAHMNIHTDLFACEICNKPHSSAAQLRDHMESHNPSQPWQCTICLKRFSLQSNFSRHRLIHQDDKRFKCDLCDKGFSQKGQLMNHRRTHTGERPFTCPICGKAFGDQPTFYKHRKRCMEKEGIGEERAESMVVNHDQEGGPVGGGSVGVGGDGCEY encoded by the exons ATGACCTGCGTAGTGCCCGGCTGCAACGCTAGCGACCAGGAGTATTTGGTGGAGTTCCCCCAGTCGGCCAAACTGGCCGACCGATGGCAGGCGTCCATCGAGCTGGGCACCGGCCAGAAACTTCAACCCAGAGCAGCGGCAGAGGTGGAGGAGGACGCGGAATCCCGAAGGCGACGACTTTGTTTGGCCCACTTTGCCGGGGACGACACCACCAGTATGATCAGCTACCAGGAGCCGTGCTGCTTCCGGAATTG tagGAACGGCGAAACGGTGCAAGTGTCCAGCTGTCGGCTGTGTTTGCGGATTGGCCTGCGATCGGAGATGTTTCCCAAGTCGGGCAAGCTGGAACACGTCACGCTGAGCAACACGATCCGGGCGGTGATGAAGGTTTCGCTGGCCCCGGACGACTTTCTGTCCAACATTTGCGAGCGGTGCCTGGTCAAGGTGGACGTGCTGAAGAACTGGGCCCGGGAAACGCTGCAGCAGGAGATGGACTTTCGGGAGTTGatgaatttggcccgcaaggAGACGCAGCTGGAGGCGGACATAAAGGTGGAAACGCTGATGGTGGAGGCGAAGGTTGAGGTGCTGGAGGAGGAACTGCCGGAGGTGGTGGAACCAAGGGAGaaggagtcggagccggaggtGGCTGACGATCGAGGAGGGTCGtcttcgtcatcgtcgtcgtcgccgtcttcGTCGTCTGCGTCGTCCGATGAGGATGATAAGCCGTTGGCGAGACTGCGTCGCAAGCGGGGACGTCCCGCGGGAAGGCCTGCTAGGGAGTTGAAGAAGCGCGGCCGGAAGCCGAAACCACGAACTGAGGAATTTGGGGAAAAGGTTAAGAAGAAACGTGGTCGGAAGCCGGGATCGCCGAAGCCGGTGCGTCACGATTATCTGAGAAACATTCTGGACAAAAAGTGCTACATTTGTGAGTTGATTGTTGAGAATAACGACGAACTGGTGGCACATTTGACGGAAGTCCACGCGGGAAAGATCGACTACCGCTGCAACGAGTGCAACAAGGCGTTCGGTAAGGTCACGATCTACAATCGGCATCTGAGTTGCCACGACATCACGGTGCGACCTCGAAAGTGCCAGTTCTGTACGCTTTGCTTTAGCGCCAAGGAAAGCTTGAAAGTCCACGAGAATAAGGTTCACGGAGCGGATCACGTGCTTCCGAAGAAGTATAAGCGAAAGAACAAGGTCTACCAGTGTGAATCGTGCGGAAAGATCTTCCTAACCGATTCTCTGTTGAAGCAGCACGACTTGTATCAGCACAAAAAGATGCCAGCGGCGACGTGCAAAATTTGCGGAAAAACTTTCGCAACTAAAGCCAATCTTGAAAAGCATTACATCGTGCATACGAAAGAACGTCCTTACAAGTGTGACAAGTGTGAAAATACGTACAAAACTTCAACGGCCCTAACGAAGCACACCCTAATGCACGAACGCGTCCTTCCTTACGAGTGTCGCTACTGCGAAGAACGCTTCCTAACCCAAGCTCTTTACGACAAGCATCGCTTCCTGAACCACAAGAACCAACAGCCCAAGTTCCGCCCGCAGAACGCCATCACGCGGTCGATTCCCTGCGCGCTCTGCTCCGACGTCTTCAGCCGCTCAACCGACCTCCAGAAGCACATCAACGACGCCCACTCGGACCGCCAGTACCCGTACATTAGCTGTCCCCAGTGCCCGCAGCAGTTCCTCCAAGAGCAAACGCTCACGGCGCACATGAACATCCACACGGACCTGTTTGCGTGCGAGATTTGCAACAAACCGCACTCGTCCGCTGCCCAGCTCCGCGACCACATGGAGTCGCACAACCCGTCCCAGCCGTGGCAGTGCACGATCTGTCTGAAGCGGTTCAGCCTGCAGTCAAACTTTTCGCGCCATCGCCTCATCCACCAGGACGACAAGCGCTTCAAGTGTGACCTGTGCGACAAGGGATTCTCGCAAAAGg GCCAGTTGATGAACCATCGGCGCACCCACACAGGGGAACGTCCGTTTACGTGCCCAATCTGCGGGAAGGCGTTCGGGGATCAACCGACGTTCTACAAGCACCGCAAGCGTTGCATGGAAAAGGAGGGCATCGGTGAGGAACGGGCGGAAAGCATGGTGGTGAACCATGATCAGGAGGGTGGGCCCGTTGGCGGTGGAAGCGTTGGAGTTGGTGGCGATGGGTGCGAGTATTGA